Part of the Streptomyces sp. HSG2 genome, CCCGGCGGACTCCCGCACCCGCCGGTAGGCCTCCATCCCGTCCGGCACCCACTCCCGGTCCGTGATCCGGGCCTCCAACTCCTCCTCGGGCAGGAAGTCGTACCAGGCCACCTCCTCCACCTGTGGACGCACGGCGAGGTCGCACCTCACCGCGTAGACCGCCGACCACCAGGATGCCCCGGCGTCGTCCGCGTAGAGGAACGTGAACAGTCGGCGGGGCCGCGGAAGGCCGCTCACACCCAACTCCTCCTCCGCCTCGCGCAGGGCCGCGTCGTCGTAGGACTCGCCCGCCGCCACGACTCCGCCGACGAACGGGTCGTACAGGCAGGGGTAGATCGCCTTGGTCGCCGTGCGCCGGTGCACGAAGATCCGGCCCTCGGCGTCGCGGACCTGGACGAAGACGACCCGGTGGCGGAGCCCGCGCGCGTACGCCTCGCGCCGCGACGCCCGCCCCACCACCCGGTCTCGCTCGTCGACGATGTCGATGATCTCTTCAGCGCTCATGGCGGCCATTCTGCCGCTCGACCGGACGAATTCCCCGACTCCGTCGAACCGTTCCTCGGGTTGCCGGGGTCGACGCAAGGCGGGCACACAGAGCGCCGCGACCCGACTCAATCCTTACATGGAACCGAGCCTCCACTTCACCCGGGGCGGTTCAGGAGGGGGCTGCCCGAGAAGCCTGTTCAGGCCAGTACATAAAACGGCCACGCCCTTCGCTTGCCGGTGTGCGCAACGCTTGCCAACTGTCGAAGTATGCACCTCATTCATGTGCGCTTCCAGACACCGAACGGCTGCCGGCCGCCCGAGAACCTCGCCGCGCTCGTCCGCGCGCAGGCACGTCCCCCGGAGCGGGTCGAGCATGTCAGCGTCCACACCGCCGAGGACGACTCGCTGACGCTCGGCATGTTCGTGGCGGCCGATTCCGTCCTGGCCGCCGAGCCGGTCGCCATCAGCGTCGCACTCCGTGGGCTCGGGCGGGTCCCGGTGCTACGCGGTAGCCGGATCGCCGACTGTACGACCCCCCTCTCGGCGCCGTACGCGGCGATCGCCCACGACCTCCTGGACACCGCTGGCCGGTATATGCGATTGCCGGATCAGGACGTGACAGAGAGCTGACAACAACTCCTCCGAGCTGCGAGATTGTCTCTACCGGCAGGCGAGCGGCAGCGAGAGCCCGCCGACCGACCACCCAAGTGCCCTGACCTGTTCTCATCAACAAGGCCCTTTCATGTCCACTATGCGCGCTAATGTCACGACGTTCCTAGCGAGCAGCCGCAGGGTGTCCTGCCGGGGGCGCTCGACGCGGCCGTGCTCCAGGTCGCGGATGGTGCGTACGCTCAGCGCCGCGAAGTCGGCGAGCTGCTGCTGGGTGAGCCCGCCGCGTATCCGGTGGAATTGCAGGAGAGTTCCGAACGGGCCGGTCCGGGTTCCCACCCAGGTGCTGTACGGCGAGGACGACGCCGTGATCGAACCCGCGCTGGCCGAGCAGTGGGCGCGGTGCGTGACCGGAGATCTGCGGGTGGACCGGCTGCCCGGCGGTCACTTCTACACCCCCGAGAGCTGGGCCGCGCTGCCCGCACACTTCGACGCACCGAGGAAGACCCCGCGATGACGCTGGACCAGAACGTCTCCTGGGTGACGGAACCAGGCGCCCCGGTCACCGCCGTGTTCGACGGGGTATCCGACGGGGCGGCGGCGGCCGGACTCCTCGCCGCGCGCCGCGGCGACCTGCGTTCGGTACTGGACCGGCACGGTGCGCTGTTCCTGCGGGGCCTGCCGGTGCACACCGCGGAGGACTTCGCGCTCGTCCGGGACGCACTGTTCGCCGAGCGGGCCAAGTACCAGGAGAAGGCCACGCCGCGCAGCGACTTTGGTGACGATGTGTTCTCCTCCACCGACCTGCCGCCCGCGCAGTCCATCCGGATGCACAACGAGAACAGCTACACGCTGACGTTCCCCGGCACCCTGCTGTTCGGCTGCCTGACCGCGCCGGAGGAGGGCGGGGCGGTCGCGGATGTGCGCAAGGTGCTGTCGTGACTGCCGGCCGACCTGGCCGCCCGGTTCCGCGTGCACGGCTGGGCGCTGACCCGGAACTACGCGGAGCACATCTCCCTGGACTGGCGGACCGCCTTCGCGACCGACTCGTCGGCCGAGGTGGACCGGTACTGCGCAGAGAACGCCATCGAGACCGATTGGGGCGAGAGCGGCACGCTCCGCACCCGGCAGGTCCGCCCGGCGATCGTGCGGCGCCCGCGGACCGGTGAGGAGGCGTGGTTCAACCACGCGGCCTTCTGGAGCGAGTGGACGCTCGAACCCGACATCAGGGAGGTGCTGGTCGACGAGTTCGGCCGCGAGGGCCTGCCGTTCAACACGGCCCTCGGGGACGGCACCCCGCTCACCCCGCAGGAGGTGGCCCGCTCGACGACGCCTACGCCCAGGCGACGGTGCGCCGTGCCTGGCGCCCCGGTGACCTCCTGCTGGTCGACAACGTCCTCGCGGCCCATGGCCGCGATCCGTTCCGCGGAGCCCGCAAGATCGTGGTCGCCATGGGCGACCCGACCCCGCTGGCGGACTGCCGCCCCACCCCGCCGCTGCGCCTGCCAGCGACCACGTCCTGACCTCCCGAGAGGGCCGGCCGCCGAGCCCGTAGCCCGGCCACGACCGAAAGGATCCCCCCGATGCCAGCCTCGGCCGCCGCGGCTGCGGTCATACCGCCGCCGACCGAGCCCACCGGCCCCGCCCCCGACCTACTCCTGCGCTTCGAGGAGGCGGCCGCCCGCCATCCCCACCGCGAGGCGGTCGTGGCCCCGGACGGCGAGAGTCTCGACTTCGCCACCCTGGCCACCCGCGTCCGCACCCTGGCGGCGGCCCTACGCGGGGCCGGAATCCGGCCCGGCCAGCCGGTCGGTGTCGCCATCGGCCGCGGTCCCGCGCTGCTCACCGCCCTGCTGGCCGCCTGGCACGCCGGCGCCGCGTATGTCCCGCTGGACCCGGCTCAGCCGCAGGAGCGCCTGCACCACATGGTGACGGACGCCGGCATCACGGTCGTCGTCGCCGACCCCGCCGCCGGCGTCATCCCGCCCCCCGGTGTGCGCCTCCTCGACCCGGCGGCGACCGCGTCCAGCGGCGCAGACCACCGGCAGCCCTGGGTCCACGTCCCCGTCGGCGCCCCGGCCTACGTGATCTACACCTCCGGCTCCACCGGCCGCCCCAAGGGGGTCGAGCTCGGCGAGATCGAGGCCGTGCTGAGCGCCCATCCGGCGGTCGCCGCCGCAGTCGTCACGGTGCGCGCCGTGGCCGGATCGGCCGGTCACGGCAGCAGCCTGGCCGCGTACTGGGTCCCGGCGCCGGGCAGCGGGCAGGACCCCGAGCCGCTGCGGCAACACCTGGCGGCCAGCCTGCCGGACTATCTGACGCGGATGTCCCTCACCCCGCTGGACGCGCTGCCGCTGGCCGTCGGAGGCAAGGTCGACCGGGCGGCGCTGCCGGATCCAGGCGAGCAGCCCGACTCCGCCGGGGCCGCACCCGCGGGGGCCGGGCTCACCGGGACCCCCCTGCCCGGCGAGGGCCCGGAGCCCACCGGTGAAGTAGAGCCGCTGATCGCCGCGGCCTGGCAGGAGATCCTCGGCCGGGAACGCGTGCTGGCCACCGACGACTTCTTCGACCTGGGCGGGCACTCGCTGCTCGCGCTGCGCGTCGTCGCCAACCTCAAGAAGCACCTCGGCGTGGTCATTCCGACCCGTCTCGTCTACCAGCACCCCAAACTGCGCGACCTGGCCCTCACCGTCGCCGACCACGCGGGCCTGGCCCCGACCCAGGACGCTCGATGACCAGCGCCGCCCCCGTCGGCTCCGGAACCTCCCGGTCGACCCTCTACGGGCTGCTGTCCGCCTACACCCTCGCACTGTTCGGCACCCGGATCACCATGATCGCGCTGCCGTGGCTGGTGCTCACCACGTCCGGCAGCGCCACGCAGACCGGTCTGGTCGTCTTCGCCGAGGCGCTCCCGCTGGTGCTCGGCAAGGCGCTCGCCGGGCCGGTCATCGACCGGGTGGGGGCGCGCCGGTTCAGCGTCGCCGCCGATGTGCTGAGCGCGCTGGTCATCGTTCTGGTGCCGCTGTGCCACTGGCTCGACTACCTGCCGTACTGGCTGCTGTTGG contains:
- a CDS encoding AMP-binding protein, translating into MPASAAAAAVIPPPTEPTGPAPDLLLRFEEAAARHPHREAVVAPDGESLDFATLATRVRTLAAALRGAGIRPGQPVGVAIGRGPALLTALLAAWHAGAAYVPLDPAQPQERLHHMVTDAGITVVVADPAAGVIPPPGVRLLDPAATASSGADHRQPWVHVPVGAPAYVIYTSGSTGRPKGVELGEIEAVLSAHPAVAAAVVTVRAVAGSAGHGSSLAAYWVPAPGSGQDPEPLRQHLAASLPDYLTRMSLTPLDALPLAVGGKVDRAALPDPGEQPDSAGAAPAGAGLTGTPLPGEGPEPTGEVEPLIAAAWQEILGRERVLATDDFFDLGGHSLLALRVVANLKKHLGVVIPTRLVYQHPKLRDLALTVADHAGLAPTQDAR
- a CDS encoding NUDIX domain-containing protein gives rise to the protein MAAMSAEEIIDIVDERDRVVGRASRREAYARGLRHRVVFVQVRDAEGRIFVHRRTATKAIYPCLYDPFVGGVVAAGESYDDAALREAEEELGVSGLPRPRRLFTFLYADDAGASWWSAVYAVRCDLAVRPQVEEVAWYDFLPEEELEARITDREWVPDGMEAYRRVRESAG
- a CDS encoding TauD/TfdA family dioxygenase, which produces MTLDQNVSWVTEPGAPVTAVFDGVSDGAAAAGLLAARRGDLRSVLDRHGALFLRGLPVHTAEDFALVRDALFAERAKYQEKATPRSDFGDDVFSSTDLPPAQSIRMHNENSYTLTFPGTLLFGCLTAPEEGGAVADVRKVLS
- a CDS encoding TauD/TfdA family dioxygenase gives rise to the protein MRRAWRPGDLLLVDNVLAAHGRDPFRGARKIVVAMGDPTPLADCRPTPPLRLPATTS
- a CDS encoding helix-turn-helix transcriptional regulator; amino-acid sequence: MQFHRIRGGLTQQQLADFAALSVRTIRDLEHGRVERPRQDTLRLLARNVVTLARIVDMKGPC